A window of Ruania suaedae contains these coding sequences:
- a CDS encoding SseB family protein encodes MISSREGRALPPSSPYAGDDGSAPAALAAALSRPEQERLPAVVAALAGVRVLVPVVAQVEEMAEPDEHGVAGEKSASAAMVTVAAPDGRAATPVFSSLDALHRWRSDARPIPVEGPRAALASVSDADGLVVLDPGGPVTVLLPRPAVWALARQRTWVPAIEDPEVRAAVGRAVAAVPEVGAIRVEPGRQAEIRVVLGLPAGLARERVEELLAAASRVLAADETVTERVDSLELAVRALS; translated from the coding sequence GTGATCTCCTCTCGCGAGGGCCGTGCCCTGCCGCCGAGCTCCCCCTATGCCGGCGACGACGGCTCCGCCCCTGCCGCGCTGGCGGCCGCACTGTCCCGGCCCGAGCAGGAGCGCCTGCCCGCGGTGGTCGCGGCCCTCGCCGGGGTCCGGGTGCTCGTACCCGTGGTGGCGCAGGTGGAGGAGATGGCGGAGCCCGACGAGCACGGTGTCGCGGGGGAGAAGTCCGCCTCGGCCGCCATGGTCACGGTCGCTGCGCCCGACGGCCGCGCCGCCACCCCGGTGTTCTCGAGCCTGGACGCGCTGCACCGATGGCGCAGCGATGCCCGGCCCATTCCGGTGGAGGGCCCGCGGGCGGCGCTCGCCTCCGTCTCCGACGCCGACGGGCTGGTGGTGCTCGATCCTGGCGGCCCGGTCACGGTGCTGCTGCCCCGGCCCGCCGTCTGGGCGCTGGCCCGCCAGCGCACATGGGTCCCGGCGATCGAGGACCCAGAGGTACGCGCCGCCGTCGGACGCGCGGTGGCGGCCGTCCCCGAGGTCGGAGCCATCCGGGTGGAGCCGGGCCGGCAGGCAGAGATCCGGGTGGTCCTGGGCTTGCCGGCGGGTCTGGCGCGGGAGCGGGTGGAGGAGCTGCTCGCGGCGGCGAGCCGGGTGCTGGCCGCCGACGAGACGGTGACCGAGCGCGTGGATTCGTTGGAGCTGGCGGTCCGCGCGCTGTCGTGA
- the infC gene encoding translation initiation factor IF-3 codes for MPEVRLVGPGGEQVGVVRVEDALRLAQEADLDLVEVAPTARPPVCKLMDFGKYKYEADMKARDARRNQANTVLKEIRFRLKIDPHDYGTKKGHVERFLKGGDKVKVMIMFRGREQSRPEMGMRLLQRLADDVAELGHVESVPRQDGRNMTMVLGPNKKKSEARNEQRRRKDQDAEDAATAG; via the coding sequence GTGCCCGAGGTACGCCTGGTCGGACCGGGCGGCGAACAGGTCGGCGTCGTGCGCGTCGAAGACGCCCTCCGATTGGCTCAGGAGGCCGATCTCGACCTGGTCGAGGTCGCCCCGACCGCACGTCCGCCCGTGTGCAAGCTCATGGACTTCGGCAAGTACAAGTACGAGGCCGACATGAAGGCGCGCGACGCGCGGCGGAACCAGGCCAACACGGTCCTGAAGGAGATCCGGTTCCGGCTGAAGATCGATCCGCACGACTACGGCACCAAGAAGGGCCACGTCGAGCGGTTCCTCAAGGGCGGGGACAAGGTCAAGGTCATGATCATGTTCCGCGGCCGTGAGCAGTCCCGCCCGGAGATGGGCATGCGGCTGCTGCAGCGCCTGGCCGACGACGTGGCCGAGCTCGGCCACGTGGAGAGCGTGCCCCGCCAGGACGGGCGCAACATGACGATGGTGCTCGGCCCGAACAAGAAGAAGTCCGAGGCCCGTAACGAACAGCGTCGCCGCAAGGACCAGGACGCCGAGGACGCTGCCACCGCAGGGTGA
- the rpmI gene encoding 50S ribosomal protein L35 → MPKNKTNSGAKKRFRVTGSGKVMRERARHVHKFQERSSRNARRLVNDVEVAPADVKNIKKLLGK, encoded by the coding sequence ATGCCGAAGAACAAGACGAACTCCGGTGCCAAGAAGCGCTTCCGGGTCACCGGGTCCGGGAAGGTCATGCGCGAGCGTGCCCGCCACGTGCACAAGTTCCAGGAGCGCAGCAGCCGCAACGCTCGCCGCCTCGTGAACGACGTCGAGGTCGCCCCGGCCGACGTGAAGAACATCAAGAAGCTGCTCGGCAAGTAA
- the rplT gene encoding 50S ribosomal protein L20: protein MARVKRAVNAQKKRRTVLEQASGYRGQRSRLYRKAKEQVTHSLSYSYRDRRAKKGDFRRLWIQRINAAARAQGMTYNRLIQGLKAAGVEVDRRVLADLAVHDSVAFNALVAQAKAALPEDINAPKSPAA from the coding sequence GTGGCACGCGTCAAGCGGGCGGTCAACGCCCAGAAGAAGCGCAGGACAGTTCTCGAGCAGGCCAGCGGGTACCGCGGGCAGCGCTCGCGGCTCTACCGCAAGGCCAAGGAGCAGGTCACTCACTCGCTGAGCTACTCCTACCGTGACCGCCGGGCCAAGAAGGGTGACTTCCGTCGCCTGTGGATCCAGCGCATCAACGCCGCGGCCAGGGCTCAGGGCATGACGTACAACCGCCTCATCCAGGGCCTCAAGGCCGCCGGTGTCGAGGTCGACCGTCGCGTGCTCGCTGACCTCGCCGTGCACGACTCGGTGGCGTTCAACGCCCTGGTCGCTCAGGCGAAGGCGGCCCTGCCGGAGGACATCAACGCTCCCAAGAGCCCGGCTGCCTGA
- a CDS encoding formate/nitrite transporter family protein, producing the protein MVDQKRQRQRIGSNDLDVEDELLAEAADTVQEGTKRLNRRWVELIATGLFGGIDIGFGVLALVLVKQATGSDILAGMAFGVGLLALKLAHSELFTEEFLLPINAILAGQGTWWQLVRLWSVMLVGNLAGGIAFAWLIVLALPGYHTTLIDSANSYLEPGSVGALIGLSLLAGASITLSTRMVKGTTNDVAVAIVCMISGFLVIGLGLLHGALNAMIIFAAMFAGAEISVLQFVGWFAAVIPLNMIGGLVVITLPRLARTYWILRAVRQGDLTLEDLQREKS; encoded by the coding sequence ATGGTCGACCAGAAGCGACAGCGCCAACGCATCGGCAGCAACGACCTCGACGTCGAGGACGAACTGCTCGCCGAGGCGGCCGACACCGTCCAGGAAGGCACCAAGCGGCTGAACCGGCGGTGGGTCGAGCTGATCGCCACCGGGCTGTTCGGCGGGATCGACATCGGCTTCGGCGTCCTGGCGCTCGTGCTCGTCAAGCAGGCCACGGGCTCCGACATCCTCGCCGGGATGGCCTTCGGCGTCGGGCTCCTGGCGCTGAAGCTGGCGCACTCGGAGCTGTTCACCGAGGAGTTCCTGCTGCCGATCAACGCGATCCTGGCGGGCCAGGGAACCTGGTGGCAGCTGGTCCGGCTGTGGTCGGTGATGCTGGTCGGGAACCTGGCCGGCGGGATCGCCTTCGCCTGGCTGATCGTGCTGGCTCTTCCCGGCTATCACACCACCCTCATCGACAGCGCGAACAGTTACCTCGAGCCGGGCTCCGTCGGCGCGCTGATCGGCCTCTCGCTCCTCGCCGGTGCCTCGATCACGCTGTCCACCCGCATGGTCAAGGGCACCACCAACGATGTCGCCGTGGCGATCGTGTGCATGATCTCGGGGTTCCTCGTGATCGGACTAGGGCTGCTACACGGTGCCCTGAACGCGATGATCATCTTCGCGGCCATGTTCGCCGGCGCCGAGATCAGCGTGCTGCAGTTCGTGGGGTGGTTCGCGGCGGTCATCCCGCTCAACATGATCGGTGGGCTGGTCGTCATCACCCTGCCCCGCCTGGCGCGCACGTACTGGATCCTGCGTGCGGTGCGCCAGGGTGACCTGACGCTGGAGGACCTCCAACGCGAGAAGTCCTGA